Proteins from a single region of Chitinivorax sp. B:
- a CDS encoding aminoacyl-tRNA deacylase: MAQEKMPVTVAIRVLRQHGIAFTDHLYSYEEHGGTIVSSRELGVEEHMVIKTLIMEDGHKKPLIVLMHGDREVSTKNLARLIGVKTIVPCRPEVANRHSGYVVGGTSPFGTKKAMPVFMEQTILDLPKIYLNGGKRGYLIGLDPQILLPILKPVLVSIATD, from the coding sequence ATGGCTCAAGAAAAAATGCCAGTTACAGTGGCAATCCGGGTTCTACGCCAACATGGCATTGCTTTTACTGATCATCTGTATAGCTATGAAGAACATGGTGGGACGATTGTCTCCAGTCGAGAGCTAGGTGTAGAGGAACACATGGTCATCAAGACATTGATCATGGAGGATGGGCACAAGAAACCGTTGATTGTGCTGATGCATGGCGATCGTGAAGTATCCACCAAAAATCTAGCACGTCTGATTGGGGTTAAGACCATTGTTCCATGCAGGCCTGAAGTAGCAAATCGGCACTCTGGCTACGTAGTAGGTGGAACCTCTCCATTCGGTACCAAGAAAGCCATGCCCGTATTTATGGAACAAACCATTCTAGATTTACCGAAAATCTACCTAAATGGCGGTAAGCGAGGATACTTGATCGGCCTGGATCCCCAAATATTACTTCCCATTCTCAAGCCTGTGTTGGTGAGCATTGCAACCGACTAG
- a CDS encoding patatin-like phospholipase family protein translates to MKRKNKKALILGGGAPNATLMAGALLAFEQQGVSFDVISCSGAGTTIGLLYTVPKHGTPSEALRNTVELGVSDPIYQAFPVNYKVFNKPGPQAEWFRQLLSSNPMMQMLQSQRSGNRLAGFVDDWMKLMLAMACPTDLNPNSQGLCAHVPFVDHLVDFDRLPGIRPDFYVNAYNITDREMAIWSKHDITLKHYQAALSYPFLYAPCEIDGKKYYEGAVVDCLNYKGLLEAEGGKHADIDTIVVFDVLSSDKLIREPRNLWDAYTLSIIAPLVDVARNDTELFELKYNRDADGKPLRNLLKVPFDIPDYHLPEVLDWSSYNLEKLFRIGFNAGLMFSEQHAEQLDIMFNPTIKPMRIGRRVKLSEQAEAAVVA, encoded by the coding sequence GTGAAACGTAAGAATAAGAAAGCCCTGATTCTTGGTGGTGGGGCACCCAATGCAACCTTAATGGCGGGAGCTTTGCTTGCGTTCGAGCAGCAGGGTGTGAGCTTTGATGTGATTTCATGCTCTGGCGCCGGCACCACGATTGGCCTCTTGTACACTGTGCCGAAGCATGGTACGCCCAGCGAAGCATTGCGGAATACAGTCGAACTAGGTGTATCTGACCCAATTTACCAAGCTTTTCCAGTTAACTATAAAGTCTTCAATAAACCTGGCCCGCAAGCGGAGTGGTTTCGCCAGTTACTGTCATCCAATCCGATGATGCAGATGTTGCAATCGCAGCGTTCTGGGAATCGGTTGGCTGGCTTCGTCGATGACTGGATGAAACTGATGTTGGCAATGGCGTGTCCAACAGATCTGAATCCGAACAGCCAAGGTTTATGTGCTCACGTTCCATTCGTCGACCATCTGGTGGATTTTGATCGGCTGCCGGGCATTCGGCCTGACTTCTATGTCAACGCCTACAATATCACCGATCGCGAAATGGCAATTTGGAGTAAGCATGACATCACCCTCAAACACTATCAAGCTGCCCTGTCTTATCCATTCTTGTATGCACCCTGTGAAATTGATGGGAAAAAATACTACGAAGGGGCAGTAGTCGATTGTTTGAATTACAAAGGGTTGCTTGAGGCAGAAGGTGGCAAGCATGCCGACATTGATACCATTGTTGTATTTGATGTGTTGAGTAGTGATAAGTTGATTCGCGAACCCCGCAACTTATGGGATGCCTATACGTTGTCGATCATTGCCCCGTTGGTTGATGTGGCACGCAATGACACAGAACTCTTTGAACTCAAATATAACAGGGATGCTGATGGCAAACCGTTGCGAAACCTGTTGAAGGTACCATTTGATATACCGGATTACCATTTGCCTGAAGTGCTGGATTGGTCCAGCTACAATCTGGAAAAACTGTTCAGGATTGGCTTCAATGCTGGCCTGATGTTCAGTGAACAACATGCTGAACAGCTCGATATCATGTTCAATCCAACCATTAAACCAATGCGGATTGGCCGCCGTGTCAAGTTGAGTGAGCAAGCAGAGGCTGCCGTTGTGGCTTGA
- a CDS encoding transporter substrate-binding domain-containing protein — MISTLAGPPLQAACQKPFKLVVEDWAPYSFFAQDGKPSGMDIEMIQAIFRKAVCEVVLLRDIPRKRRHKMFEMGQLDLLYAASDTPERHAIAWYSKPYRQEQISVFSLTTKQDNIKQLDDILQLPGALLAPNTGWYGEGYARLQARMLAAGRWYGYEDYEQGVRMLVAGRGEYLMGDHEALLHTARQSYGLKLKQIGPVVNLNPVHLMFSKRSVSPADVMAINNAIAVLQADGTLKAIRVRYGR, encoded by the coding sequence ATGATATCGACCCTTGCCGGTCCTCCACTTCAGGCTGCATGCCAAAAGCCTTTCAAGTTAGTGGTAGAAGATTGGGCGCCTTATTCTTTCTTTGCGCAGGATGGCAAGCCGAGTGGTATGGACATCGAGATGATCCAGGCCATTTTTCGAAAAGCGGTATGCGAGGTGGTGTTACTGAGAGACATTCCCCGAAAGCGCCGTCACAAGATGTTTGAAATGGGGCAGCTTGACCTGCTTTACGCCGCATCCGACACCCCAGAACGCCATGCCATTGCTTGGTACTCCAAACCCTATCGCCAAGAGCAAATCAGCGTGTTCAGCTTGACCACCAAACAAGACAACATCAAGCAACTCGATGACATCCTGCAGCTACCTGGTGCTTTGTTGGCCCCGAACACTGGCTGGTATGGGGAGGGTTATGCTCGTCTACAGGCCAGAATGCTTGCCGCGGGGCGGTGGTATGGCTATGAAGATTACGAACAGGGGGTGCGCATGCTTGTTGCTGGACGCGGTGAATACTTGATGGGGGACCACGAGGCTTTACTGCATACGGCAAGGCAGAGCTATGGTTTGAAACTTAAGCAGATTGGCCCGGTAGTCAATTTGAACCCTGTTCATCTGATGTTTAGCAAGCGCAGTGTTTCACCTGCCGATGTTATGGCAATTAATAATGCTATTGCCGTATTGCAGGCTGACGGAACGTTAAAGGCAATTCGTGTTCGCTATGGACGTTGA
- the cysS gene encoding cysteine--tRNA ligase yields the protein MLSLYNTLTRQKEVFKPITPGHVKMYVCGITVYDYCHLGHARMLTAFDMVQRWLRTSGLNVTYVRNITDIDDKIIKRAAENGESIDVLTGRFIDAMHEDLGLLGVQAPDFEPRATDAESIHGMFSLIQKLIEKGLAYSADNGDVYYSVHAFDGYGKLSGKSLDDLRAGERVGVDPHKRDPLDFVLWKAAKPGEPSWESPWGPGRPGWHIECSAMSERLLGTNFDIHGGGQDLQFPHHENEIAQSEGAHGHGYANYWMHNGFLNVDNEKMSKSLGNFFTIRDVLKEYDPEVVRFLLLRTHYRSPLNYSQVHLDDAKGALTRLYTALKHVPATTCEIDWHNPYAKRFQDAMNDDLATPEAISVLFELVGEVNRSQSVQEASLLKTLAGILGFLQRDPQAFLQGGDSHDGLSNEQIDSLIAQRLAARQNKNWAESDRIRDELKAADIVLEDSAQGTTWRRA from the coding sequence ATGTTAAGCCTATACAACACGCTGACCCGACAAAAGGAAGTCTTTAAACCGATTACCCCAGGCCACGTCAAAATGTACGTCTGCGGCATAACGGTTTATGACTACTGTCACCTCGGGCACGCACGGATGTTGACGGCGTTCGACATGGTGCAACGCTGGCTGCGTACCAGTGGTTTGAATGTGACTTATGTTCGTAATATCACCGATATCGACGACAAGATCATTAAGCGCGCCGCCGAAAATGGTGAATCAATCGATGTATTAACGGGACGTTTCATCGATGCCATGCATGAAGACCTGGGTTTGCTAGGCGTACAAGCTCCTGATTTCGAGCCGCGCGCAACAGATGCCGAATCCATCCATGGTATGTTTTCACTGATTCAGAAGCTGATCGAAAAAGGCTTGGCTTATTCGGCAGACAACGGTGACGTGTATTACTCCGTCCATGCGTTTGATGGCTATGGCAAGTTGTCCGGCAAATCGTTGGATGACCTGCGTGCAGGCGAACGGGTTGGTGTAGACCCACATAAACGTGATCCACTGGATTTTGTGTTATGGAAAGCAGCCAAGCCAGGTGAACCAAGCTGGGAAAGCCCATGGGGACCAGGGCGCCCCGGTTGGCATATTGAATGTTCGGCAATGAGCGAGCGCTTGTTGGGTACCAATTTCGATATTCATGGCGGTGGCCAGGATTTGCAATTCCCACACCATGAAAACGAAATCGCACAGTCAGAAGGGGCGCACGGTCATGGTTACGCCAATTACTGGATGCACAATGGCTTTCTGAATGTGGATAACGAAAAGATGTCGAAATCACTCGGCAACTTCTTCACCATCCGTGACGTGTTGAAGGAATACGATCCCGAAGTTGTACGTTTCCTGCTGTTACGCACCCATTATCGTAGCCCGTTGAATTACTCACAGGTTCATCTGGATGATGCTAAGGGCGCCCTAACACGACTGTATACTGCCTTGAAGCACGTTCCGGCAACGACTTGCGAGATTGACTGGCACAATCCATATGCCAAGCGTTTTCAAGACGCCATGAATGATGACCTCGCTACACCAGAAGCCATCTCTGTCTTGTTCGAATTGGTCGGTGAAGTCAATCGCAGTCAATCCGTTCAAGAGGCTTCCCTGCTGAAAACGTTGGCGGGCATCCTTGGCTTCCTGCAACGTGATCCACAGGCCTTCCTGCAAGGTGGTGATTCACATGATGGTTTATCCAACGAACAGATCGACAGCCTGATTGCACAACGCTTGGCGGCCCGTCAAAACAAAAACTGGGCTGAATCGGATCGCATTCGTGATGAGCTGAAAGCAGCAGATATCGTACTGGAAGACAGTGCCCAAGGTACCACCTGGCGCCGTGCCTGA
- a CDS encoding NUDIX domain-containing protein, which translates to MPKVPPGAVPDQPFIPTRPNRHAVRLVVLDPNNRVLLIRYHDDPPIHANHPQLTDYWCTPGGGLEPGETHEAAAARELMEETGLRGEIGHLLATQQRQIRRPDCAYIQAERYLLVRVNTTDIEPTALEPDELLEIQEFRWFTLDELRSETLTILPFCFTTWLPSLQQDPTNMTTMDFGTL; encoded by the coding sequence GTGCCCAAGGTACCACCTGGCGCCGTGCCTGATCAGCCGTTTATCCCCACCCGTCCGAACCGCCACGCGGTTCGGTTGGTGGTGCTTGATCCTAACAATCGTGTCTTACTGATTCGCTATCACGATGACCCACCCATCCACGCCAATCATCCGCAGCTTACAGATTATTGGTGTACCCCTGGCGGTGGCCTGGAACCAGGTGAAACCCATGAAGCGGCGGCTGCCCGCGAGCTGATGGAGGAAACGGGTCTTCGCGGCGAAATCGGCCATTTACTGGCGACCCAGCAGCGGCAGATTCGCCGCCCAGACTGTGCGTACATCCAAGCCGAACGTTACCTGCTGGTCCGCGTCAACACAACCGACATTGAACCCACTGCACTTGAACCGGATGAACTCTTGGAAATTCAGGAGTTTCGCTGGTTTACACTGGACGAATTACGTTCCGAAACACTGACAATCTTGCCATTTTGCTTTACAACATGGCTACCTAGCCTTCAGCAAGACCCTACGAATATGACCACCATGGATTTTGGTACGCTCTGA
- a CDS encoding TRIC cation channel family protein — MEFLFLIGTLSFTVSGYLVGVKKQFDLLGIIILALLTAIGGGIIRDMLLNRIPSLFMDATPLWSVFAALAIAWMIRAHRITSLWLNRLFIVADSIGLVAFSIAGARIALDFQLGSFGTIAIAFINAVGGGLIRDMLVNDVPFILHRDFYGTVAILAALGVMALDHFQTANSTGLYAVFLTGLVLRLVAHYQDFQLPRHR, encoded by the coding sequence ATGGAATTTCTTTTTCTGATTGGCACCCTTTCATTTACTGTCAGTGGCTATCTTGTCGGCGTCAAGAAACAGTTTGATCTGCTGGGCATTATCATCTTGGCCCTGTTGACGGCAATTGGTGGTGGCATCATTCGCGATATGTTGTTGAATCGCATTCCCAGCTTGTTCATGGATGCCACACCACTATGGAGTGTCTTTGCCGCCTTGGCGATTGCCTGGATGATACGAGCCCACCGGATTACGAGCTTATGGCTGAATCGGTTGTTCATCGTGGCTGATTCCATTGGCTTGGTGGCGTTCAGCATTGCAGGGGCACGTATTGCATTGGATTTTCAACTGGGTAGTTTTGGCACCATCGCCATTGCCTTCATCAATGCTGTCGGTGGCGGACTGATTCGTGACATGTTGGTGAACGATGTCCCGTTCATCCTACATCGTGACTTCTATGGCACGGTTGCTATCCTAGCGGCACTCGGGGTAATGGCGCTCGACCATTTTCAAACGGCAAACTCAACAGGTTTGTACGCAGTATTCCTGACTGGTTTGGTGCTTCGCCTAGTGGCGCATTATCAAGATTTCCAACTGCCACGCCATAGATGA
- a CDS encoding transporter substrate-binding domain-containing protein produces the protein MAVLCQITSITCLLACLTYGAQSHADYKIGTLDYPPYTCQRAGRIQGVATALVQQLLLQAKLDAQMQLMPWKRVLASARVGTVDAIYPALKTTEREKYLIYLDQPLWVESVVLVRLDEGPSLGGDLSKLAGKSVCTALGFSLGSKFDNAFNQYGINKIEQPTSTSCMRLLMQGLVEFYATDLLTAQNQQSKATYRNWVTIDPHAIDETPSYLAVSRRSPLAQKMALLNQQMNQLHLSGNKNRLAQQALNECD, from the coding sequence ATGGCGGTTTTATGTCAGATCACTTCAATAACCTGCCTACTGGCCTGTTTGACCTATGGCGCGCAATCCCATGCTGATTACAAAATAGGCACTCTCGATTACCCCCCCTATACCTGCCAGCGTGCCGGCCGAATACAGGGAGTGGCCACGGCTTTAGTCCAGCAACTGCTGTTACAGGCCAAGTTGGATGCGCAGATGCAGCTCATGCCATGGAAACGCGTATTGGCTTCTGCTCGTGTTGGTACCGTCGACGCCATCTACCCGGCTTTGAAAACAACAGAACGTGAAAAATACTTGATTTATCTGGATCAACCGCTCTGGGTGGAAAGTGTCGTACTGGTGAGGCTAGATGAAGGACCGAGCCTAGGTGGCGACTTATCCAAGCTCGCAGGAAAAAGTGTATGTACGGCTTTGGGTTTCAGCTTGGGTAGTAAGTTTGATAACGCATTCAACCAATATGGCATCAATAAAATCGAGCAGCCTACATCAACCAGTTGTATGCGTTTACTCATGCAAGGTTTGGTGGAATTTTATGCAACAGATCTACTGACAGCGCAAAACCAGCAGAGCAAGGCAACTTACCGAAACTGGGTGACCATCGACCCGCATGCTATCGATGAAACACCAAGCTATTTGGCAGTATCTCGTCGGAGTCCATTAGCCCAAAAGATGGCTTTGCTGAATCAGCAGATGAATCAACTTCATTTGAGTGGCAACAAAAATAGGTTGGCTCAACAAGCGTTGAATGAATGCGATTGA
- a CDS encoding CoA pyrophosphatase yields MTFNDMQRWLTQRLSGPQPDQLNGDRLESIITPLTPASILAPIVFDPTNPTILLTQRTRHLNKHAGQISFPGGRAEPSDISPEATALRETQEEIGLPPSSVVIVGSLPQYITITGFFITPIVGLVHPGFTLRVDQNEVEEAFEIPLNLVLNQHNYQRHSYNVEGCEGSYLAISYGERFIWGATAAMLMSLCKCIKLENADEQYWQHGN; encoded by the coding sequence ATGACCTTCAATGACATGCAACGTTGGCTGACCCAACGACTATCCGGTCCACAGCCCGACCAACTCAATGGCGATAGGCTCGAATCCATTATCACGCCACTGACACCAGCTTCAATTCTCGCACCTATCGTTTTTGATCCTACTAATCCAACCATACTGCTGACACAACGAACTCGTCATTTAAACAAGCATGCTGGCCAAATCAGTTTTCCAGGCGGTCGTGCAGAACCTTCCGATATCAGTCCGGAAGCAACTGCATTGAGAGAAACCCAGGAAGAAATCGGCCTACCCCCCTCCTCGGTGGTCATCGTGGGCAGTCTACCGCAGTACATTACCATTACCGGATTTTTTATCACACCTATCGTAGGTTTAGTCCATCCCGGATTTACCTTACGGGTAGATCAAAATGAAGTTGAAGAAGCGTTTGAAATACCGTTGAACCTCGTGCTGAATCAGCATAACTATCAACGTCATTCCTATAATGTGGAAGGATGTGAAGGCAGCTACCTAGCTATTTCATACGGTGAACGTTTCATATGGGGTGCCACAGCCGCCATGCTAATGTCACTATGCAAATGTATTAAACTGGAAAATGCTGATGAGCAATACTGGCAACATGGCAATTAA